A stretch of Desulfobacter hydrogenophilus DNA encodes these proteins:
- the pnp gene encoding polyribonucleotide nucleotidyltransferase, which translates to MEKVVSADIGGKELTISTGKIAKQASGSVMVQYGETMVLVTAVAAKNPKEDISFLPLSVEYQEKIYAAGRIPGNYFRREIGRPSEQETLNARLIDRPIRPLFEDGYNFETQVIATVMSTDKLCEPGILAMIGASAALEISDIPFDGPIAGIKVGRVDGQFIANPTPEQMEQSDIDLTVAGSKTGVVMVEGGADIVSEKDMLDAIFFGHEAMQPAIALQEELKSTVGKAKREFIPPEKDEALAAKVQDWAWDKIHEKVQIKTKLERQDALGALKDEAVSQFESEYPEKVKEIKEVFSKTVKKVSRDIVLKEGKRIDGRAFDEIRQITCEVGCLPRPHGSALFTRGETQVMGVLTLGSGLDEQRLETLNSNNLTRAFMLHYNFPPFSVGEVKRPGGPSRRDVGHGNLAHRALAPVIPPHDEFEYTIRLVGEVTESNGSSSMGTVCSGCLALMDGGVPVKAPVSGIAMGLVSDENNTVVLSDILGDEDHFGDMDFKVAGTKDGITALQMDIKIKELSKQIMEDALNQANGGRLHILQKMLDTLDQSRADISPRAPKIVSVQINKDKIRDIIGPGGKVIRALQADTNTTIEVNDDGIVKIAAENEEDSAKAVAMVKDIAMDPEIGAIYEGAVVKITDFGAFVNIKSGTDGLVHISELADYRVKKVTDVVKEGEVIKVKVLDITRDGKIKLSYKAAKKDAEEAGK; encoded by the coding sequence ATGGAAAAAGTTGTTTCAGCCGATATCGGCGGCAAAGAATTAACGATCAGTACAGGAAAAATTGCCAAACAGGCCTCCGGGTCCGTGATGGTGCAGTATGGGGAAACCATGGTGCTTGTCACGGCGGTGGCTGCTAAAAATCCCAAAGAGGACATCAGCTTTTTGCCCTTGTCCGTTGAATATCAGGAAAAAATTTATGCAGCCGGCAGAATCCCGGGGAACTATTTCCGGCGGGAAATCGGCCGGCCTTCGGAACAGGAAACCCTAAACGCCCGACTCATTGATCGGCCTATCCGGCCTTTGTTTGAGGATGGCTATAATTTTGAAACCCAGGTCATCGCAACCGTGATGTCCACGGATAAGTTGTGCGAACCGGGCATCCTTGCCATGATCGGGGCGTCTGCTGCCCTTGAAATTTCAGACATCCCATTTGACGGCCCCATTGCCGGTATCAAAGTGGGACGGGTCGACGGGCAGTTCATTGCCAACCCTACGCCTGAGCAGATGGAACAAAGCGATATTGACCTGACCGTGGCTGGTTCCAAAACCGGTGTTGTTATGGTGGAAGGCGGCGCCGATATTGTATCTGAAAAGGATATGCTGGATGCCATTTTCTTTGGCCATGAAGCCATGCAGCCTGCCATTGCCCTGCAAGAAGAGTTGAAAAGCACCGTGGGAAAAGCCAAGCGTGAATTTATTCCGCCGGAAAAGGATGAGGCTCTTGCCGCCAAGGTTCAGGATTGGGCCTGGGATAAGATTCATGAAAAGGTTCAGATTAAAACTAAACTTGAACGCCAGGACGCCCTGGGTGCACTTAAGGATGAGGCTGTTTCCCAATTTGAGTCTGAATATCCGGAAAAAGTTAAAGAGATCAAGGAAGTTTTCAGCAAAACCGTGAAAAAAGTGTCCAGGGATATTGTTCTCAAAGAAGGCAAACGCATTGACGGTCGCGCCTTTGATGAAATTCGTCAGATCACCTGCGAAGTTGGCTGTCTGCCCCGGCCCCATGGTTCTGCCCTGTTTACCCGGGGTGAAACACAGGTTATGGGCGTCCTTACCCTGGGTTCGGGTCTGGATGAACAGCGTTTGGAGACACTGAACTCCAATAATTTGACCCGGGCATTTATGCTTCATTATAATTTTCCTCCCTTTTCCGTTGGCGAGGTAAAACGTCCGGGTGGGCCGTCCCGCCGCGATGTCGGCCATGGAAACTTGGCCCACAGGGCCTTGGCCCCGGTCATTCCACCCCATGATGAATTTGAATATACCATTCGTCTGGTAGGGGAAGTCACGGAATCCAACGGGTCTTCTTCCATGGGAACCGTATGTTCCGGATGCCTGGCACTGATGGACGGCGGTGTGCCTGTTAAAGCGCCGGTATCCGGCATTGCCATGGGGCTGGTCTCTGATGAAAACAATACGGTTGTACTTTCCGATATCCTTGGGGACGAGGACCATTTCGGTGATATGGACTTCAAGGTTGCCGGCACTAAAGACGGCATTACCGCGCTGCAGATGGACATCAAAATCAAAGAATTGTCCAAACAGATTATGGAAGATGCTTTGAATCAGGCCAATGGCGGTCGTCTGCACATCCTGCAGAAGATGCTCGATACCCTGGATCAGTCAAGGGCGGACATATCCCCCCGTGCACCCAAAATTGTATCCGTCCAGATCAACAAGGACAAGATCCGGGATATCATTGGCCCGGGCGGCAAGGTGATCCGGGCACTACAGGCCGATACCAACACTACCATCGAGGTGAATGATGACGGCATTGTAAAAATTGCCGCTGAAAATGAAGAGGATTCCGCCAAGGCCGTGGCCATGGTCAAGGATATTGCCATGGATCCCGAGATCGGTGCCATCTACGAAGGGGCTGTGGTAAAAATTACAGATTTTGGTGCCTTTGTGAATATTAAGTCCGGTACTGACGGGCTGGTTCACATTTCGGAACTGGCAGACTACCGGGTTAAGAAAGTCACCGATGTGGTCAAGGAAGGCGAAGTGATCAAAGTCAAGGTGCTGGATATCACCCGGGACGGAAAAATCAAGCTTTCCTATAAAGCAGCTAAAAAAGATGCAGAAGAAGCCGGAAAATAG
- the rpsO gene encoding 30S ribosomal protein S15, with the protein MVLLAENKEEMIEKFKLHESDTGSPEVQVAILTHRISYLTDHLKTHKKDHHSRRGLLILVGRRRRLLDYLKKKDINRYRALIENLGLRR; encoded by the coding sequence GTGGTACTACTTGCAGAGAATAAAGAGGAGATGATTGAAAAATTCAAACTCCATGAGTCCGACACCGGTTCACCTGAAGTTCAGGTGGCCATTTTAACCCACAGGATCAGCTATCTGACTGATCATTTGAAGACCCATAAAAAAGATCACCATTCAAGACGGGGGCTTTTAATTCTGGTCGGTCGGCGCAGACGTCTTCTGGACTATCTCAAGAAAAAAGATATTAACAGATATCGTGCATTGATCGAGAATCTCGGGCTCAGAAGATAA
- the truB gene encoding tRNA pseudouridine(55) synthase TruB yields MKNGILVVNKPKGISSAGVVSRLKRLLKVKKIGHTGTLDPFATGVLPIAVGQATRISKYFLKGVKGYYAQVTLGIETDTYDCTGTVTHTAPSDHLSALGLDQVKDVVTGFLGHQEQIPPAYSALKHKGQPLYKLARQGQIIEKPPRPIEIMSITMENFRMDTNNHPVFDMPVTCSGGTYIRSLAHDIGLALGCGAHLSALQRTRAGQFKIEHAEDLDCFEKMSSFDREARFISMSQCLDFLPAIVADNEIAGKVKHGQPLSVAEIPMPDDLLIAGDKNEVQNIISDIRVLDSDDTLLAIVTPDKSGQTYKYCCVFNA; encoded by the coding sequence ATGAAAAATGGCATTCTTGTTGTTAATAAACCTAAAGGCATCTCTTCGGCCGGGGTGGTCAGTCGGCTAAAGCGTTTGCTCAAGGTAAAAAAGATTGGGCATACAGGAACCCTGGATCCCTTTGCCACAGGGGTATTGCCCATTGCCGTGGGACAGGCCACCCGAATTTCAAAATATTTTTTAAAAGGTGTGAAAGGGTATTATGCCCAGGTTACCCTTGGCATCGAAACCGACACCTATGATTGCACCGGTACGGTTACCCACACAGCGCCTTCCGATCATCTTTCCGCTCTGGGTTTAGATCAAGTCAAAGATGTGGTGACGGGTTTTTTAGGGCACCAGGAACAGATCCCTCCGGCTTATTCGGCCCTGAAGCATAAAGGTCAACCCCTGTATAAACTGGCCCGCCAGGGACAAATTATTGAGAAACCGCCCCGGCCTATTGAAATCATGTCCATTACCATGGAAAACTTTCGCATGGATACGAACAACCATCCGGTTTTTGACATGCCTGTGACATGCTCGGGGGGGACCTATATTCGCAGCCTGGCCCATGATATCGGCTTGGCATTGGGGTGCGGTGCCCATTTGTCTGCCTTGCAGCGTACCCGGGCCGGGCAGTTTAAGATTGAACATGCTGAGGATCTTGATTGCTTTGAGAAGATGTCTTCTTTTGATAGAGAGGCGCGGTTCATATCCATGTCCCAGTGCCTGGATTTTCTTCCGGCTATAGTTGCAGACAATGAAATCGCCGGTAAAGTTAAGCATGGCCAGCCCCTGTCCGTGGCAGAAATACCCATGCCCGATGACTTGCTGATTGCCGGTGATAAAAACGAAGTCCAAAATATTATTTCAGATATCCGGGTTCTGGATTCCGATGATACCCTGCTGGCCATCGTAACCCCGGATAAATCCGGACAAACATACAAATATTGTTGCGTTTTTAATGCGTAA
- the rbfA gene encoding 30S ribosome-binding factor RbfA, which produces MKPYARAERVSIKIQQAITELLSKKMQDPRMEMATISGVRMSPDLSLAYVYVTVFGDKKRIRKTLEGFQRSKGFIKKKIAPKLDLRIMPDLRFIHDDSFDEAARLDALIDAAPKGENRDADSDSDAPDGTCGDPAE; this is translated from the coding sequence ATGAAACCCTATGCACGTGCCGAACGAGTCTCCATAAAGATTCAGCAGGCCATAACAGAACTTTTGTCCAAAAAGATGCAGGACCCCAGAATGGAGATGGCAACGATTTCCGGTGTGAGAATGTCCCCGGATTTGAGCTTGGCTTATGTCTATGTCACGGTGTTCGGGGATAAAAAAAGAATCCGTAAAACCCTGGAAGGATTCCAGAGATCAAAGGGGTTTATTAAGAAAAAAATTGCCCCGAAACTGGACTTGCGGATTATGCCGGACCTGCGTTTTATCCATGACGACTCCTTTGATGAGGCTGCCCGTCTTGATGCACTGATTGATGCAGCCCCCAAGGGGGAGAACCGGGACGCGGACTCCGATTCCGATGCCCCGGACGGGACTTGTGGCGATCCTGCTGAATGA
- the infB gene encoding translation initiation factor IF-2 yields the protein MAKVRVYELAKDLNMTNKQLLEKLKELEIDAKSHMSALASSEVTAVKQNLLGKKKRSNEVKVRPSVIRRRRTKTTSQDDELERDEDMDHSFESDESTVQDPGDHEKIHGLDDGAVAAAKAEEPVTQGGEDASKSQKEKDVKRPAKKAGSKNSEPAKIIKPVKVEEPLEPEDVAVDVEEKIEKAPAKDDNAVKQQENENAEKPMIAVESEAKNKDDTPKPADSGKGKSLSEPVSDDRKKSPEQKQNTEQPGEEDSSEEGNGQSKRKKKKKKTTPAKIVRVADPMVLENIKRMKAGENHSSSGNDHDRPARKQPVAGAGGPARKQPVARTGGPSDVPDQGLGLPPSAAPNDRKRGKSRDEPQSTDGPGARKTRRKKKSVVEGNDLYRGRGGRKKKGRKDPKGKKGSFQKTQITTPKAIKRRVKIDEAIELAELAKRMGIKANEMIVKLMGLGVMATVNQTIDYDTASLVAAEFDFEVEKASFEEDALLNVVPEEEDTGTLEACPPVVTIMGHVDHGKTSLLDVIRESKITSGEAGGITQHIGAYNVETPNGGRITFLDTPGHAAFTAMRSRGAQITDIVILVVAADDGVMPQTVEAINHAKAAGVPVVVAVNKMDKVGADPDRIMRELSEHDLLAEDWGGNVIFVKVSAKTGKGIDELLEMVLLQAEVLELRANADRKATGYVVESRLDIGRGAVATVLVKQGTLRDGDPVVCGLHSGHIRAMIDDSGSRVESAGPSTPVEIVGLAGVPDAGDEFVAVASDKDAKQIAGHRMQKQRAKELAKKSRANLQKMFENLGSAEIQELKLIVKADVQGSIEALNDSLNDLAKEEVEVKIVHSAVGTINESDVSLAAVSDAIIIGFNVRPAPQIRKFAKDENVDMRFYDIIYDVINDIKAALDGMMPSTFQENIIGRAEVRDTFVVPKIGTIAGCGITEGKVVRGKKVRLLRDGIIKCDTELSSLRRFKDDVKEVEQGYECGIGLEKYNDIKPGDAIECYEVEEVKYQG from the coding sequence ATGGCCAAGGTCAGGGTATACGAGTTAGCTAAAGATCTGAACATGACAAACAAGCAGCTTCTTGAAAAGCTTAAAGAGCTGGAAATAGATGCTAAAAGCCATATGAGTGCTCTGGCTAGCAGTGAGGTCACGGCTGTCAAACAGAATTTATTGGGTAAAAAGAAGCGCTCCAATGAGGTTAAAGTCCGTCCGTCGGTAATCCGTAGGCGTAGGACAAAGACGACATCCCAGGATGATGAACTGGAGAGGGATGAGGATATGGATCATTCATTTGAATCCGACGAATCGACTGTGCAAGACCCTGGTGATCATGAAAAGATACATGGCTTGGATGATGGTGCTGTTGCAGCGGCGAAGGCGGAGGAACCGGTTACCCAGGGTGGTGAGGATGCGTCGAAATCCCAAAAAGAGAAGGATGTAAAACGGCCAGCCAAAAAAGCTGGGTCCAAAAATAGCGAACCCGCCAAAATTATCAAGCCTGTTAAGGTTGAAGAGCCTCTGGAGCCCGAAGACGTGGCTGTGGATGTTGAAGAAAAGATTGAAAAGGCCCCCGCCAAAGATGACAATGCTGTAAAACAGCAAGAAAATGAGAATGCAGAAAAGCCTATGATAGCCGTTGAATCCGAAGCTAAAAATAAAGACGATACGCCTAAACCGGCAGATTCCGGGAAGGGTAAATCATTGTCGGAGCCGGTGAGCGATGACCGAAAAAAGTCGCCGGAACAGAAACAGAATACGGAGCAGCCTGGTGAAGAGGACTCTTCTGAAGAGGGTAATGGCCAGAGTAAACGTAAAAAGAAGAAGAAGAAAACAACTCCTGCCAAGATCGTCAGAGTGGCGGATCCCATGGTTTTAGAAAATATAAAACGAATGAAAGCCGGAGAGAATCATTCAAGCTCTGGAAACGATCATGATCGGCCTGCCCGCAAACAGCCAGTGGCGGGCGCTGGTGGGCCTGCTCGCAAACAGCCGGTGGCGCGCACTGGTGGGCCTTCGGATGTTCCGGACCAAGGCCTTGGGCTACCGCCGTCTGCGGCTCCCAATGACCGTAAGCGGGGAAAGAGCCGTGATGAACCTCAATCCACTGACGGCCCCGGAGCCAGGAAGACACGGCGTAAGAAAAAATCTGTTGTGGAGGGTAATGACCTATACCGGGGCAGAGGCGGCCGGAAGAAAAAAGGCAGAAAAGATCCTAAGGGTAAAAAAGGCAGCTTTCAGAAAACCCAGATTACAACACCCAAGGCAATTAAACGTCGCGTAAAAATAGATGAGGCGATTGAGCTGGCAGAGCTTGCCAAGCGTATGGGCATCAAAGCCAACGAAATGATTGTCAAGCTTATGGGGCTGGGTGTAATGGCCACGGTGAACCAGACCATTGATTATGACACCGCTTCCCTTGTGGCCGCTGAATTTGATTTTGAAGTTGAAAAGGCAAGCTTCGAAGAAGATGCTTTGCTTAATGTCGTGCCCGAGGAGGAGGATACCGGAACTTTGGAAGCCTGCCCCCCTGTGGTTACAATCATGGGGCATGTTGACCATGGTAAAACCTCATTGCTGGACGTGATCCGGGAATCTAAAATCACAAGCGGTGAGGCCGGCGGCATTACCCAGCACATTGGTGCATACAATGTGGAAACGCCCAACGGCGGACGGATCACCTTTCTTGATACGCCGGGCCATGCCGCATTTACCGCCATGCGTTCCCGGGGTGCCCAGATTACGGATATTGTTATTCTGGTGGTGGCCGCCGACGACGGTGTAATGCCCCAGACCGTTGAGGCCATCAATCATGCCAAGGCTGCAGGCGTACCTGTTGTCGTGGCTGTGAATAAGATGGACAAGGTGGGTGCTGACCCGGACCGTATTATGCGTGAGCTGTCCGAACATGATCTGCTGGCCGAGGACTGGGGCGGTAATGTCATTTTTGTAAAGGTCTCCGCAAAAACCGGTAAGGGAATTGATGAACTCCTTGAAATGGTGCTGCTTCAGGCCGAAGTTCTGGAACTGCGGGCCAACGCGGATCGGAAGGCCACGGGCTACGTGGTGGAATCTCGTCTGGACATCGGCCGTGGTGCTGTGGCCACCGTACTGGTAAAACAGGGCACCTTAAGGGATGGTGATCCCGTTGTCTGTGGTCTTCATTCCGGCCATATCCGGGCCATGATTGATGATTCCGGAAGCAGGGTGGAATCGGCAGGACCTTCCACACCTGTGGAGATTGTGGGTCTGGCTGGCGTGCCTGATGCCGGTGACGAGTTTGTGGCTGTTGCGTCAGACAAGGATGCCAAGCAGATTGCGGGTCATCGTATGCAAAAACAGCGGGCCAAGGAATTGGCTAAGAAGAGTCGGGCAAATCTTCAAAAAATGTTTGAAAATCTTGGCAGTGCAGAAATTCAGGAACTCAAACTTATTGTTAAGGCAGACGTTCAGGGCTCCATTGAAGCGCTTAATGACTCCCTTAACGATCTGGCCAAGGAAGAAGTTGAGGTTAAGATCGTTCATTCCGCTGTGGGTACTATCAATGAATCCGATGTTTCTTTAGCCGCCGTGTCCGATGCCATTATCATCGGATTCAATGTTCGCCCCGCACCCCAGATCCGCAAATTTGCCAAGGATGAAAACGTGGACATGCGTTTCTACGATATCATCTATGACGTAATTAATGATATCAAGGCCGCCCTTGACGGTATGATGCCTTCGACTTTCCAGGAAAATATCATTGGCCGAGCAGAAGTCCGGGACACCTTTGTGGTTCCCAAAATCGGGACTATTGCCGGGTGCGGTATTACGGAAGGCAAAGTGGTGCGCGGCAAGAAGGTGCGTCTGCTGCGTGACGGTATTATCAAGTGTGATACTGAACTGTCTTCCCTGCGCAGGTTCAAGGATGACGTCAAGGAAGTTGAACAGGGATATGAATGTGGTATCGGCCTTGAGAAGTATAATGATATCAAGCCGGGTGATGCTATTGAATGCTATGAAGTTGAAGAAGTTAAATACCAGGGATAG